Proteins from a genomic interval of Bos mutus isolate GX-2022 chromosome 26, NWIPB_WYAK_1.1, whole genome shotgun sequence:
- the PDLIM1 gene encoding PDZ and LIM domain protein 1 yields the protein MTTLQIVLQGPGPWGFRLVGGKDFEQPLAISRVTPGSKAAIGNLCVGDVITAIDGENTSNMTHLEAQNKIKGCTDNMTLTVARSEQKIWSPLVTEEGKRHPYKMNLASEPQEALHIGSAHNRSAVPFTASPASSSAPRVITNQYNNPAGLYSSENISSFNNALESKTAASGQENGRALDHSQLPSGLVIDKESEVYKMLQEKQELNEPPKQSTSFLVLQEILESEEKGDPNKPSGFRSVKAPVTKVAASIGNAQKLPMCDKCGTGIVGVFVKLRERHRHPECYVCTDCGTNLKQKGHFFVEDQIYCEKHARERVTPPEGYDVITVFPK from the exons GTCACTCCCGGAAGCAAGGCTGCTATAGGTAATTTATGTGTTGGAGATGTAATCACAGCCATCGATGGGGAAAATACCAGCAATATGACACACTTGGAAGCTCAGAACAAAATCAAAGGCTGCACAGACAACATGACTCTCACAGTAGCCAG ATCTGAACAGAAAATCTGGTCTCCTCTGGTGACAGAGGAAGGGAAACGTCACCCATACAAGATGAATTTAGCCTCTGAACCCCAA GAGGCCCTCCACATAGGAAGCGCCCACAACCGGAGTGCCGTGCCCTTTACTGCCTCACCCGCCTCCAGCTCTGCCCCCAGGGTCATCACAAACCAGTACAACAACCCAGCTGGCCTCTACTCCTCTGAAAATATCTCCAGCTTCAACAACGCCTTGGAGTCAAAGACAGCAGCCAGTGGGCAGGAGAACGGCAGAGC CTTAGACCATTCTCAGCTTCCAAGCGGACTCGTCATCGATAAAGAATCTGAAGTTTACAAGATGCTTCAGGAGAAACAGGAGTTAAATGAGCCTCCGAAACAGTCCACTTCATTCCTGGTTTTGCAGGAAATTCTGGAGTCTGAGGAGAAAG GGGATCCCAACAAGCCCTCAGGATTCAGAAGTGTTAAGGCTCCAGTCACCAAAGTGGCTGCTTCAATTGGAAATGCCCAGAAGCTGCCCATGTGTGACAAATGTGGCACTGGCATTGT CGGCGTGTTCGTGAAGCTGCGGGAACGTCACCGCCACCCCGAGTGTTACGTGTGCACCGACTGTGGCACCAACCTGAAACAGAAGGGCCATTTCTTTGTGGAGGATCAGATCTACTGTGAAAAGCATGCCCGGGAACGGGTCACTCCACCTGAGGGCTATGACGTGATCACAGTGTTCCCCAAGTGA